The genomic region GCGTTACATTGGGGGCAAAAAGCATTCCTTTAGATGAAAACGGTAACTCCGTTAAAGGCGTTAAAAGGCACCCTAATTTGAAAGATAATGTTACAGTTTACGCCAACGCCACGATTTTAGGAAATATAACGGTTGGTCGAGGGGCGGTAATCCCGGGCAACAGTTGGGTAATCAAAGACATTCCCCCTAAAAAATAATTTAGCAATGTTAAAAAGCCCCCATTTAAAATATGGGGGCTTTTTTAATGTTTTTCAGATATATTTGAAATAATAAATCGGCTATTAAAATGTTGCCTATAAATGTTAAAATGTATATATGCAACGTAAAGGCTATTATTTGTATAAGAAAAAGACTAAAAAACAAAGACGCCAGCAGAAGAACACAACCAATGTTTTTGTGTTTTTGTTTTGGGCGCTTGCTTTTGCCTTATGTGCTTGGCTGTTTTTTATACAATGGTTTAACGTGTCAAAAGGCCCCTACGGCGAAAGGGTCGCAGCATTCTTTTTTACTTACCTGGGCCACAGCGCTTATTTAGTTCCCATATTTTTCTTTTATTGGTTAATACGCTGTATCAAACATAAAAGCGTTAACATTTTTACGTTTTTGGTGGGCATGTGCGTATCTTTATTTTCAATTGCCTCTGTTATGACAGGGCTTCGTTATATTTTTAAAGGATCCTACATTGAAGGCGGCTCCATAGGAAGGGAAGTGTTTTTCTTCCTGCAGGGGCTGGTAGGCTCGGCGGGTGCGGTTTTATTTTCACTTGCCATTCTTCTTACCGGCGTGCATCTTTTATTTGCCATACCGTGGGTTTCAACCGCTAAATATTTAATGGAACTTCTTAAAGAGGACTACCACTCCTGGCACGACGCCAGGGCCGAACTTAAAACAAAAATAAGGGAAGCTAAAGAAGCCGAATCTAAAACAACCAAAACCGTTATTGAAAATAAACAAGATGAGCCTGCCGTCGCGGCAATTCGCTCCAAACCGGAAATACGCCGCCCCGTGGCTGAAATTATAAGGGCGCCCAAACCTTATGACAAGCAGGAAAACTCCGCTAAAAAAGAAGCGGCGGAAAATATTGTAATGCCTTCTAAAAAAGCTGATATGAAGGATTTTAAATTGCCGCCTGTTTCTATTTTAAACGACCCTAAAAATGAGGGTATTTTAGGCCCTTCGGACGAAGAAATCGCCATGGCAACAGCTTTACTTGAAAACACTTTAAAAAGTTTTGAAATAGGCGCGACTGTAACAGGAGTGTCCCCGGGGCCTGTTGTTACCCGTTATGAAATTAAGCCTGACCCGGGTGTGCGAATAAGCAATATCGTGGCAATTGCCAACGATATCGCCCTTGCCATGAAGGCGCGCGGCATACGCGTTGAAGCGCCTATCCCCGGTAAAGACGCCATAGGTTTTGAAATACCTAATGATCACGCCATGATGGTTACCGTAAAAGAAATTTTGCAAGACCCTAAATTTACCGAGTCCAAAGCTGTAATGCCTATAGCTTTAGGCCGCTACGCGGACGGCCTTCCCGCCACAACCGCTTTGGAAAAAACACCCCATCTTTTAATCGCAGGGGCTACAAACTCGGGTAAAAGTATTTGTCTTCACACAATTATAATGTCAATACTTTATACCAAAAAGCCCGACGAAGTTAAATTTTTAATGATTGATCCCAAACGCCTTGAACTTACTTTGTATGAGGGCATACCCCATCTTTATGACCCCAAAACAACCTGTGAGGACGTTAACGTTATTACGGACGCGCATGGCGCGGTAAAATCCTTACAAACCCTTGTTAAAGTAATGGAAAAGCGCACCAAAATTATGGAGCTTGCCAAAGTAAAAAATATAGAAGGTTATAATAAATGGGCCGAGCAAAACAGCGAGGAAAAAATGTTTTACGTTGTTGTAATTATTGACGAACTTGCCGACCTTATGCTTCAAACAAGGGCCGCTATTGAGGATTCTATCCAACGTCTTGCCCAAATGGCAAGAGCGGTCGGTATCCACTTGGTTTTATGCACGCAGCGTCCTTCGGTAAACGTTATTACCGGCGTAATTAAAGCCAACTTACCTTCCAGGATTGCTTTGCAGGTGGCTTCCAAAACAGATTCCAGGGTTATTTTAGATTCTTTAGGGGCAGACGCTCTTTTAGGTAAAGGCGATATGCTTTACCAAGGCACTTCTGACCAAAAACCGCACCGGATACAGGGTGCGTATGTGTCTGAAACGGAAATATCCTCCGTGGCGGATTTCCTGCGTGAGCAGGGCGGGCCGGATTATCCTTTGCAAATAGCGCAGGAACAGCAAAACGGAGGCAGACCGCAAGACGGCCTTGGCGCCAGTGCGGAAGAAATGACGCAGGCCTTAACTCTTATTTTGGAAAGGAGAAGAGTTTCACAAGATTTGCTTAAGGCGCATTTCGGCTCCAGCGCGAGGGCCACAAACATTTTAAGCGTACTTGAGATGAAGGGTTATATAACAAAACCGGAAGGCTCTAACAGATGGGAAATACATTTTGACCTTATCGAAACGGGCCTTGCCGAACTTAAAGAAAAAAGCGGCGGCAATGAACCGCTGTATGAAACCGTTTATAAGTAAAGGACTATTTATGAAAAATTTTTTAACCGTGGTATTTTTGTTCTCTTTCGTTTTATCCTACGGGGAAATTATTGACCCAGCACCCGCTTTGGGCAAAGCCCCCACGCTTGAAAAAGCGCCCGTTGTTTCCGCCGCGCCTTATGTAGCGCCCGCGCCATATACGGCTCCTTCAGTTTCATTGGGCAAAGCTCCTTATGTAAGCGCTGCGCCGAAGGTTTCATCTTCCGTTAAAGCAAAAAAAATTGTTTCAGTTTCGGCTGCGCAAAAAGCTGCTCCTGCGCCTAAAATTGAGCAAAGCGCCGAAAGCGGTAATATAATACAAATCGGGCAAAACACAAATATACCTGAAGGCACCATGCAGATAAACGTTTTGTCCGCTTCGGAGGAACAATTTCCTCCTGGTGTAAAATCTCCTTTTAAAACAAATGCAGCGGCCGATAAAAATACCGCTGTGGCAAAATTAAAGGAATGGGACGCAAAACTTAAAAATTTACAGACTGATTTTGAACAAGATACTTCTTACGAAGGTATTTTAGTGTCTAAATCGGGCGGAAAACTTTATTTCAGCGCGCCTAATCTTATACGTTTAGAACAGCGCAGCCAAGACGGCGTAGTATCCCAAGTAGCTCTTACAAACAAAAAAGATATTAAAATTTTTGACGCTGATATGAAGCTTGTAACCTCTTTTAAATGGAAAGACTGGCTTGACAGCCAGCCTAATAAAGCTTTATTTGATTTCGGCAAATATACAGAGTTGGTTAACAACCACAATATTGAAAGTTTTGAAGTGAAAAATGACAACATGTATCTTCTTACGCTTACTCCTAAAATAAAAACGGACGAAAAATACAGACTTAGGATTGTAATGTCGGCCGCGGATTTTTTTCCGGTAAGCATAGGGCTTGAAGTTGACGGGCTTTTAACAAACGCCGTACTTAAAAACACACAAAAAAACATGGGTTTAAAGGCTGATGTTTTTAAAGGAATATAACTATGAGTAAAACGGAAATGACGCTTGCAAATAAAATCACGTTATCCCGCGCTCTTTTGGCGATGATAATGTTTTTCGCTATTTTGATACCTGAGTATGTAACAAGGCTGACGGCCACTCTAATTTTTATTTTTGCCGCCGCTACAGACTGGGTGGACGGCAAAATAGCCAGGGCTACAAACACATATACGCCGTTTGGCGCTATAGTTGATCCTTTTGTCGACAAAATTTTGGTTTGTTCCGCTTTATTTGCTTTTACCGCTATCCCGCAGTTAAACGTGCCTGTCTGGGCGGTGTTTTTAATTATTTTACGCGAACTCACCGTTTCAACGCTGCGGGTTATAGCCGCTTTGGACGGTTCTGTATTAGCGGCGGAAAGATGGGGAAAATTTAAAACCGTGGTTCAAATGTCCACAGTAGGTTTAATATTTTTTGTTTTAAACTGTTATCACCTTTCTTTAATTACCTCAGGTAAAGCAAGTTTTGTTTTCGGAGTGCTTTTTAACCTGGGCAGACATTTGGATTATGCCGCAACGGTGGTTGCTGTTATTGTTACCTGGGGCAGCATGGCAAGTTATTTAAGCAATAACTGGAAAATTCTTGAAAAATCATGGGCGCTCCCCGTTCAGAAAAATAAAGAGGAAAACAAGTGAAAGCTTTTTGGAATTTTTTAGCCTCCGGGTTTGGCGTAAGTTTGCTGCCCGCAACAATTTTAAAAGGACATAAAAACACGGGCGCGGGTTTTTGGGGCACATTGGTCGCCGTGCCTTTTGCGTGGTGGATTTTAATGCCTTTGGCTTGGTGGGCGCAGTTAATCTTTATAATTTTATTTACGTTTTTCGCTGTTTATGTTACAAAAAAAGCATCTTTTGAAGGGCATGACAGCCCCAAAATTGTTATTGATGAAATGGCGGGTTACTTTTTTGCGGTGTTTTATATGCCGAGAACGGCTTTTTTTGTAGTAGCCGCGTTCGTTTTGTTTAGAATTTTTGATTGGCTTAAACCGTTGTTTATCAAATATTTCGATAATATGCAAACAGCTTCGGGCGTTGTTCTTGACGATGTGGCCAGCGGCGTTTTAGCCAATGTGATTTTATGGGCGGTTTTTTGGGCATGCGTGGGACTTGGTTTAATGTAAAACGTGCTTTTAAATTTTGTTTAAAAGCGTTGTAATAATTTTTATTAATAAACTTTAAAAAAAGCGGTAAGACAGATAATATTTGTTATTAACAGGAGAGGAAAATGGATTTTAGCAATATAACCAACATTGAGGAACTTTTAAAGGCAGGCGGGCCGGTGCTTATTTTTCTTATATTTTTATCCATTGTTTCGCTTACTATAATTTTGGAAAGATTTTTTACTTTAAGAAAGCAAATTAAAATGAGCCGCAAGCTTATCGCGTACGCTAAATACCAGTTGCAAGCCGGGCAGATTGATAAAATTATTGAAGCTTGTGGCCGTGATATAGCCAAAAATACCCCCGCTGGAAGGCTTATAAAAACCTTGTTAACCTCAAACAGGCAGGGTGCAAATTTAAAAGATTATTCGGATGAAGTTATTGATTGGGAAGTTACGCTTTTACATAAGAAACTGCCTGTTTTAGCCACATTAGGCAGCACTACGCCTTTTATAGGTTTGTTTGGTACCGTATTAGGCGTTATGCGCGCTTTCGCGGATTTAGCCGCTATGACGGCCGCTACGGCCGGACCTTCTGTTGTGGCAAAAGGTATTGCGGAAGCTCTTATTAACACCGCTGCGGGCTTGTTTGTCGCTGTTCCTGCTGTTATAGCGTATAACTATTTTACTACGCAAATTAATTTTTTTGAACGTGAACTTGAAAATATAGCGAGCGAGATTACACATGCCAGGTAGAGTAAAAAAGCAAATAATGGGCGATATCAACATGGTGCCTTTTATAGACATCGCGCTGATACTGCTTATCATTTTTATGGTTATGTCCCCTTTTTTGGTACAGATGCAGCTTAACGTAGATTTACCTAAAAGCAGCTCCGTCAACGCGGTTGTGGAAGATGATTTGATAAGAATTGAAGTTTTAAAAGATGGCACTATTATTGTTCAGGAGCAAAAAGTTACAATGTCGGAATTGCAGCGCGAGCTTACCCTTAGAATGGGCAAAGCCAACAAAAAGGCCATTCTTGTTCAGGCTGATAAAGACGTGCCCGTTCAAATAGTAGTTGACGTATTTGATATAGCCAAAGAGCTTGGCGCGGCTAAATTAGGCATAGGCGTTTTAGAAAGAAAATAAAGGGCGGAAATGTTTAACAGGTATTTTTTTATATCGGGCGTTTTGCACGCGTTAATGGCGGGATTTTTATTCTTTGTCATTATGCCTGCTTCCGTAAAAAAACCTTTAGCTACTTACACTATTGATTTTTTAGGCGCGTCTTTCCAAGCTCCTGCGGACGGCTCGGACTCTAAAAAAAGCGACGAACCGACTCCGACGCCTGCCGCTCCTAAGGAAGAGGCCAAAAAAGAAGAAATAAAAAAACCCGAAACTCCCGTGGCCGATAAAAAAGCTTACGCCGCTAAAAGCCAGATAACAACCAAGCCCCAGCCCGCGCCAAAAAAGAAGATTGTTTTAGGAACTCCCAGCATTTTGGCCGACAATGAAAAAGAAAAAAAAGCCGAGGCGGCTAAAACATCCGCTAAAGCAGGTTCAAGCCAAGGCGAGGGGGATGGCGTAGGAGGCATAAAAACAGATTTCCCTAATTTTCCGTTTCCGTGGTATATAACACAGGTTAGAAACGCTCTTTGGACAGAATGGGAAAAACGTAAACCAAAACAGGCTAATGTGGCTGCGCTGGTTACTTTCGCTATTCAAAGAGACGGGAGTATAAAAAATTTAAAAGTTTCAAAGGCTTCAGGCAACGAGCTTTACGATTACGCGGCAAAAACAAGTGTGGACGCCGCGGCCCCGTTTCCGCCGTTACCGGCGGAGTTTGAGAAAAGCGAACTTACCGTTACCGTTGAGTTTAAGGACGAAAATTAGTAGTTTTATAAAGTAGGGTTTAATTTTTTTTAAATAACAGCAACAGGAGTGCTTTATGACTATAAGAAGAGTATTTTTTGTAGCTTTAATCCATTTCGCCGTAATGGTTTTCTTTCCTTATTACGGCCAGGGCGGATTTTCCTTCGGTGTAATGTCTTGTCTTTTATGGGCGGGCGGCGCCATTCTTTTAGGCGTTTTAGTCACAATTTTAGGCATGGAAAATTGGAAAAAGCTTAACGCCTTGTTAACCTGCGTTTTATTAATAGCATGCGCGGTTTTCCTTTTACAGCGTTTCCCGCAGGAAGATAAAGTTTCTCCTTTAAAAAAATTAGCTTACGGCGATTTGCCTAAACAGGAAGATATGAAAAAAGGTCTTTCCGCTTTCGGCATAAACATAGGCGCCGCTAAAGAATGGGTTGAAGACGCTAAAGATGGCGCGAAAAGCCTTAAAAGAGGCGACGATAAGTTGGACGGCGCTTTAAAAAGGCTGGAGTAATTTTATGAAGTTTGCCATAACGGGCGGAGCCGGTTTTATAGGCGGCGCGCTTACAAAAAAATTAAATTCTATGGGCCACAGCGTTCGTATATTAACAAGGGGCTCGGGCCGTAAATCAGCTGATCCGCAAGTAGAATACATTACCGCGAAGTACACGGATGTTGATTCTTTAGCTAATGCGTTGGAAGGATGTGACGGCGTTTTTCATTTAGCCGCGGCGATATTTGCTTTTAATTATAAAGAATTTGAAGCAGCTAATGTCCTTACCACCCGTAATTTAGTTGACGCCGCGGCTAAAACAAACAGCGTAAAATATTTTACCTATATGTCAAGCCAGGCGGCGGGAGGATACAGCGCTGATTTGGAACATATAAGAACCGAAGACGATAAACCTAAACCCGCTTCAGATTACGGACGTACAAAATTAGGGGGGGAAAACGCCGTTGAGTCCCTTCCCGCGCGTATAAAAAAAATAATATTTCGCCCGCCAATAGTCTATGGTAAAAATGATTCAGGCGTAAGCAAAATAGCCGATTGGGTAAAAATGGGCATAATGGTTAACACCTCTAAGGGGGACGCGTATTTTAACTTTATTCATGTGGACGATTTGGTTAATGCAATAGTTAAACCTATTGAAGACGAATCTTTATTCGGCGGCATTTACTATGTATGCGAAAATAAACCTTATAATTGGAAATTTTTTATATATTCAATGGCGGACGCAATGAAAGTCAAACGCCCTTTTATGTTTACGGCGCCATTATTTGTTTTACACATTGTGGCGTTTTTATATGAAATTATAGCCAAGCTTTTTAATATAGCCCCTGCTTTAAATTACGATAAAGTAAAGGAGGCCTCTATAAAAGGGCATTGGGTAAGCAGCAGTAAAAAATGGATTGACCGCACAGGCCAGCAGTTTACCTCTTTAGAGGACGGACTTAGAAAAAGTTTTTAGGGAAATGTTATGGAAGGATACGTTTGTTCAGCTTTGTTTTTAAGTTTTTTGGCCGGAAGCGCCACGTTAATAGGCGGCTTTGTCGCTTTTTTTGTTAAAAAGCATGATTTAACAGTTTTATCTATAGGCATGGGCTTTTCCGCAGGGGTGATGATATATGTTTCTTTTATGGAGCTTTTACCCGTTGCCATAGAATATATCTCCGCCTCATACAGCGGTAATACCGCTAAATGGATTATGGGCGGCGGTTTTTTTACCGGTATTTTAATAGCCGCTATAATTGACCAGCTTATACCCGAACACCATTTAGAAGAACATGAAGTGGAAGAGGCTTCCCTTGATCCGCATTCTAATTCAAATAAAATAAAAAGAGTCGGTCTTGTAACCGCGATAGCTTTGGCCATACATAATTTCCCCGAAGGCCTGGCCACTTTCATGAGCGCTTTGGAAAGCACGCAGCTTGGTATTTCAATAGCGGTTGCCGTCGCGATACATAATATACCCGAAGGCATTGCCGTTGCTTTGCCCGTTTATAATGCCACAGGAAGCAGAAAAAAGGCTATACTGTATTCCGGCCTTTCGGGCATGGCTGAGCCGGTCGGCGCGATTATAGGCTATTTGTTTTTAGCCAGGTTTCTTAATACAACAGGTTTTGGAATATTATTTGCGGTTGTGGCTGGCATAATGATTTATATTTCTTTTGACGAGCTTTTACCTACAGCCAATGAATATGGAGACGGGCATAAAGAAATTTGGGGTCTGCTTTTCGGCATGCTCGTTATGTTTATAAGTTTACAGTTATTCTAGGATAAGATATGAAAAAAGGGTTTACGCTTATTGAACTTTTGGTAGTTGTTTTAATTATAGGTATATTAGCGGCGATAGCATTGCCCCAGTATAACCTGGCGGTTGAAAAGTCCCGCGCGGCGGAAGCCTTTACCGTTTTAAAATCGCTTTCCCAAGCGGCTGAAATTTACAGGCTTGAAACAGGCTCTTACCCTACTGTTAATGATTGGGACAATTTATCCGTTGATATGCCTGCCGGCAACAGAGTGCACTATACTTCCATCGGAGGGGACGCCTGGGTAGTGTCAAGCGGCAAATGGCGCTATTACTTGGGTTATGGTAACGGAATTTGGGCCAACAGGGGTGCTTCAGGCAGCGCGTATAATATACAATACAGATTTTCGGATAACAGATATTATTGCCAGGCCTATTTAGGCAAATCAGAGGTCTATAGAAAAGTTTGCCTAAATCTTTGCGCGGGCAATGCCTTTACGGCTAAAAGCGATAGGGAAGAATGTCTTATTAAAAACTAAATAATATAAAAACATCTTTCTGCCTAACGCGGATTTAAGATTATTTTTAGTGAAGTAAAAATTTGATATAATAACTCTTGTAGTTTTCTTAAAAGTCAAATCAAAAACGTTTTTGGAGAGGTGGCTGAGTGGTCGAAAGCGGCGGTTTGCTAAACCGTTATACTGGTTAATTCCGGTATCAAGGGTTCGAATCCCTTCCTCTCCGTTTTCTAGTGTAAATTGATTGTATAAAATCCTCGTTAGGCAATTTGCCCGACGAGGATTTTATTGTTAGCGAACACATAGCATGCTGTTTAAAGGACTCTTTCTGATTTATAAAAAAATAAAAAACGCATGCTCTCTTATAAAAAATTTTAGTTCACTTCTTTTTATATCGGAAGCTCAGAGCAAAAAAACGAATATCTCCTGTATCTAGTTTAAGTAACAAAAAGCTATTTTGAAATATTATTTTTAATGTCCTGTAGGAAGAATTATTGATAAAGGGGCTCTTCTACCTTGAGTTTGAATTACTAATTTTCCTTATTCTAATATTAATAATAGAGCACCCCCCGTTTGGCATTAACTCCGCCGGGAATTTTTTTTTATTTCTGAATCGATAGCATTGTTTTTATGGAGTATAGGGGCATTCTACGATAAAGGCAACATGCCAACGCTCTTTTTTTAAGTTTTTTACCCTGTTGTTTTTTAGGGAAAAATGCCTGGTTTTTAGTGCTTGGTATAGGAGTGGATATCGGTAAAATCGAATAATTTGACCAGTAAAGTTGTGTAAATTTTATTATAGTTTACAGCTAATATTAAAATTTAGATTGACGAAATGCCTGCTATGATGTAAAATTAAACATATTTTGTTATGTAATAAGAATCCAACGATATAGGATTTATGAGTAAAAAAAGGAAAGGAGGATATGTTATGAAAAAAATATTAGTAATGTTATTTGCTTTTTTGATTGTGAGCAGCGCAGCTTTTGCCGTTACCGGTACGGGTTCTGCCCAGGCTGAGATAATAGCGCCTTTGTCAGTAACCGGCGTTGTGACGCTTGACTTCGGAAAGATAGTACAACCCACTGGAGCTGAAGTCGTTACGCTTACAACTGCAGGTGTAATAAGCGGTGCGACGGCAGGGCATGTCAGCGGTACTCAAACTGTAGGGGAATTTGAAATTATCGGCGCGCCCAATCAAGATGTAACATTTTCTGTTGCGGACACTACGCTTACCGGCGTCGGGCCCGCAATGGTTCTTAAAAATTATACATTTGATAAAGCCTTAACCCACCCGCTTGATGCAACAGGCAACAGCTCTGTAAAAATAGGTGGAGAGCTTGAAGTAGCTGCAAATCAGGATGCAGGGATGTACATCGGTAACTACACTGTTACAGTAAACTATTAATAAGTATCGCATAAGCTCCTGCCTATATATGGCAGGGGCTTATGCTTAGTAGCGGTTTTAAGCGTTAAAAGTTGTACTTTTGTTTTTAAAAAATTGTAGGAATTATGAAACTATCTCAAGTCTTATCTCTAATAATCATTGTATTTTCTCCAGGGGTTTTATATGCCGGCAACATGTCTTCCGGTATAATTAACTTTGGCACTATTACATTGTTAACCTCTGCGGGCGGTACGGTTACACTAAACGCATCAACCGGTGCGGCTACTCCAAGCGCCAATGTGAGCGTAACTGGTGCGGCGCGCGGCTATGCCAGATACCAAGTTGCCGGCGATGAGTGTAAGTGCTCTCTATCATGGAGCGGCCTTCCCTCCACCTTAAATCTTACCGGCCCCGGTACATTACAACTTACCAATTTTACTTTCAATGCAGGATCTGATTATGTCGTGGACGGCAGCTGCGGCGGCGCAGCTCAATATACCACTAACCCTGTTATAGGGTTTTGGTATAATCCTCCTTACGGCACTTATTACATAGGTGCTACAGCCAATATAACAACTTCTACCAAGCCTGGTACATACACAGGCTCTTTTACTATAAACTCCAGTGGTACAAAAAGATTCGAAGCAGCTATAGGCAGCAACAGATGCACTATGTGGCCCGGCAGTGAGCCTGCGGAAAACTTAAACACTACCGTTAATGTTACTGCTACTGTAGAGTGGCCTTTAAGTGTTGAGGAAACCGCTCTGCTGGACTTCGGAAAGATAATAAGACCGACGGCGAACTGTACGGCTGTGGTTGCAACAAACGGCTCTTCAGGCGGTACGTGTTCTACTCTTACCGGCACTACGGCGGCGGGCCGCGTCAAAGTTAAAGGCATAGGCGGCAGCCCCATCTCTTATTCAATAGCGGCCTCCACCCTTGGCTCAATGACGCTGGATACTTTTACTACATCCCCTTCAGGCCTCACTACGATTGGCGCCAACGGAGAGGTGGAGGTTTCTGTAGGGGCGACATTGCATGTGCCTGCAGATAAAGCGCCGGGCGTTTATACGGGCACCTATACAATAGAGGTAAATTACCAATGATTATGAAAAGGATACTCTTATCAACAATTTTTTTATTTGCCGTAAACTGTGCTGTAGCAAGCATTTCTATACATCCCTATTCTCTTGAGTTTGAAATGTCATCCAAAAAACGTATGCACAGCGTTCGTATTATAAACAATTCGCAGGAAGAAAAGACATACCGCGTCAGTTTTGTAAACTACGTGCAGAGGGAGGACGGCTCCTACCGCGAACCGATGCCGCAAGAGGTCTTAAACACGGCGGACGCGTACTTGTATTTTTCCCCGCGCCAATTTACTCTTAAACCGGGCAAAATGCAGACTGTAAATGTTATCCGCCGCCCCACGGCGGAACTGCCTGACGGGGAATATGTTTCCCATCTAAAAGTGGCTGAGGTGGATATCCCGGTATCGCGCGAGCAGGCCGCTGAAAAACAGCAAAAAAATGAGCCGGGAGCTTTGCAGTTTCAGCTAAAGGCCCTCTATGCGGTAACCATACCTGTTACTTTGCAAAAAGGTAATTTGGAAAGTAAATTTGAAATAAGCAATGCACAGTTGTCCGTGCGAGATGCAGTGACCGTAATGGAGGTTGTTTTACAGGCTACGGGCACAAAATCCGCGCGCGGGGATATTTCCATACGGGACAGTAAGAAAAAAGTTATAGGCCAGTTAAATAATGTGCGTATTTTCCCTTATAATAAAGAGCGCCGCTTGGCAATACCCCTGTCCAAAACAGAGCAGGAACTGGTGGGTGAAACCCTCACCGTAATTTTGAAGAATAAAGAAACGGGGAAAAATGTTTCCGAAAAGAAAATATCTATCTAAAATTGCAGCCTTTGGAAGCAGCATTTTGTTAATGCTAATTTTGCCCTGTTGTTACCTTTTTGCCGAAAGCTACAACGACCCTCTTATTGTGACGCCTGTTTTGCAGAGTTACCCGCAGGAAGATTTTATTTTCATATATGAGAACCAGGGCGATAAATACATTCCGTTTTACCCTTTTGCCGCTGTGGTTGGTTTTTCCGTTACTAAAAATGACGGCGTGCGCATTGAAGGCTTTGCGGGCGAACAGCGCAATAATTTTTTCATTGATTTCCAACATAAAAAAGCTTTTTTTGGCGGGCGGGAAATCCCGTTTTCCCCAAATGACATAGTGCGAATAGAAGATCAAATATCCTTTAAAACAGGCTTTTTGGAAGATCTCTTTAATATTAAAACAGACCTCGATGAGATGGCCCTTCTTCTTAACATAAACGCGGATTATAAATTGCCTAAAACCGTTAAAGAAGAGGCGCTGCGCAAAAGAGCAAATACATCTTTATACCAAGGCAATAAGGATTACTGGTCCGACTACGAGTTTGATGAACGCTCCTGGGCCTTGCCTGTTGTGGATTTAAGCGTTACCGCAGGCCTTTTTGCCGCAGATGATACCGATACTAAGTATTCCCAGAATTACGGTTTAAATATAGCCGCCCTTACCGCCGGGCTAGATAGCAATTTATACCTGTTTGGCGATAGTCATAGCGATTTTGAAACCAAGGCGCGCTTTACCACCGGCAGGGTATTTTTGAGGGATGAATACAAATTCCCAAATCTTACTGTTTTTGAGGCGGGGGATATAACAGGCACAGGTTCCTCTTTTTTTGAATCCAATACCTCAGGGCGCGGCGTAACTTTAAGTTCTTTCAAAAACTATGTTATTTCTGCGGATAAGACAATCACCATTACCGGGATTTTGCAGGACGGCTGGGATGTTGAACTGCACTTAAATTCACAGCTTTTAGGCTTCCGCCAACCTTCCATAGGCGGCCGCTATGTGTTTGATAATGTTCCGGTAAGTTACGGCCTTAATGTTTTTAAATTGGTTTTCTACGGCCCTTTCGGTGAGATACGTACAGAAGAAAGGCGCTATTATTCAGGCACCTCTCCTGTTGCCAAAGGGGAAGTGGGCTATATTTTAAATGCGTACCAGCCGCAACGTTATCTTATTGAGGTTAATGAACCTTATGTT from Elusimicrobium minutum Pei191 harbors:
- a CDS encoding DUF4402 domain-containing protein, translating into MSSGIINFGTITLLTSAGGTVTLNASTGAATPSANVSVTGAARGYARYQVAGDECKCSLSWSGLPSTLNLTGPGTLQLTNFTFNAGSDYVVDGSCGGAAQYTTNPVIGFWYNPPYGTYYIGATANITTSTKPGTYTGSFTINSSGTKRFEAAIGSNRCTMWPGSEPAENLNTTVNVTATVEWPLSVEETALLDFGKIIRPTANCTAVVATNGSSGGTCSTLTGTTAAGRVKVKGIGGSPISYSIAASTLGSMTLDTFTTSPSGLTTIGANGEVEVSVGATLHVPADKAPGVYTGTYTIEVNYQ
- a CDS encoding DUF4402 domain-containing protein gives rise to the protein MKKILVMLFAFLIVSSAAFAVTGTGSAQAEIIAPLSVTGVVTLDFGKIVQPTGAEVVTLTTAGVISGATAGHVSGTQTVGEFEIIGAPNQDVTFSVADTTLTGVGPAMVLKNYTFDKALTHPLDATGNSSVKIGGELEVAANQDAGMYIGNYTVTVNY
- a CDS encoding molecular chaperone; this translates as MKRILLSTIFLFAVNCAVASISIHPYSLEFEMSSKKRMHSVRIINNSQEEKTYRVSFVNYVQREDGSYREPMPQEVLNTADAYLYFSPRQFTLKPGKMQTVNVIRRPTAELPDGEYVSHLKVAEVDIPVSREQAAEKQQKNEPGALQFQLKALYAVTIPVTLQKGNLESKFEISNAQLSVRDAVTVMEVVLQATGTKSARGDISIRDSKKKVIGQLNNVRIFPYNKERRLAIPLSKTEQELVGETLTVILKNKETGKNVSEKKISI
- the zupT gene encoding zinc transporter ZupT; this translates as MEGYVCSALFLSFLAGSATLIGGFVAFFVKKHDLTVLSIGMGFSAGVMIYVSFMELLPVAIEYISASYSGNTAKWIMGGGFFTGILIAAIIDQLIPEHHLEEHEVEEASLDPHSNSNKIKRVGLVTAIALAIHNFPEGLATFMSALESTQLGISIAVAVAIHNIPEGIAVALPVYNATGSRKKAILYSGLSGMAEPVGAIIGYLFLARFLNTTGFGILFAVVAGIMIYISFDELLPTANEYGDGHKEIWGLLFGMLVMFISLQLF
- a CDS encoding type IV pilin protein; amino-acid sequence: MKKGFTLIELLVVVLIIGILAAIALPQYNLAVEKSRAAEAFTVLKSLSQAAEIYRLETGSYPTVNDWDNLSVDMPAGNRVHYTSIGGDAWVVSSGKWRYYLGYGNGIWANRGASGSAYNIQYRFSDNRYYCQAYLGKSEVYRKVCLNLCAGNAFTAKSDREECLIKN
- a CDS encoding TonB family protein, which codes for MFNRYFFISGVLHALMAGFLFFVIMPASVKKPLATYTIDFLGASFQAPADGSDSKKSDEPTPTPAAPKEEAKKEEIKKPETPVADKKAYAAKSQITTKPQPAPKKKIVLGTPSILADNEKEKKAEAAKTSAKAGSSQGEGDGVGGIKTDFPNFPFPWYITQVRNALWTEWEKRKPKQANVAALVTFAIQRDGSIKNLKVSKASGNELYDYAAKTSVDAAAPFPPLPAEFEKSELTVTVEFKDEN
- a CDS encoding NAD-dependent epimerase/dehydratase family protein; this encodes MKFAITGGAGFIGGALTKKLNSMGHSVRILTRGSGRKSADPQVEYITAKYTDVDSLANALEGCDGVFHLAAAIFAFNYKEFEAANVLTTRNLVDAAAKTNSVKYFTYMSSQAAGGYSADLEHIRTEDDKPKPASDYGRTKLGGENAVESLPARIKKIIFRPPIVYGKNDSGVSKIADWVKMGIMVNTSKGDAYFNFIHVDDLVNAIVKPIEDESLFGGIYYVCENKPYNWKFFIYSMADAMKVKRPFMFTAPLFVLHIVAFLYEIIAKLFNIAPALNYDKVKEASIKGHWVSSSKKWIDRTGQQFTSLEDGLRKSF